One genomic region from Dehalobacter sp. encodes:
- a CDS encoding acetyltransferase translates to MKRLAIFGASGHGRVVADIAECCGWEVFFFDDAEPMDGATLGLPYCGTF, encoded by the coding sequence GTGAAAAGGCTTGCGATTTTTGGTGCTAGCGGGCATGGCAGGGTCGTCGCCGACATAGCCGAGTGCTGCGGTTGGGAGGTGTTTTTTTTCGACGATGCTGAGCCAATGGACGGCGCGACCCTAGGCTTGCCTTATTGCGGGACGTTCG